The DNA segment CCGATCATCGGCTGCGTGCGCAATGCGCTTGCCGATGCCGGCATTGCGGCCGAGCAGATCGATTACATCAACGCCCATGGCACCGGGACGCCCGAAAACGACAAGATGGAATATCTGGGCATCTCGTCCGTCTTCGGCGAACGCGCTAAGGAAATCCCGGTGTCGTCGAACAAATCGATGGTCGGACACACGCTGTCGGCCGCGGGCGCCGTGGAAGCCGTAGTCTCGCTCCTGACACTGGAACATCAAAGAATTCCGCCGACCATCAACTACGACATTCCGGACCCCGCCATTCCCTTCGATGTCGTCCCCAACAAAGCCCGCGACGCGCGCGTCACGACCGTGATGTCGAATTCCTTCGGCTTCGGCGGCCAGAACGCCTCGCTGGTTCTGACCCGTGAACCGGTTTAGCCGGGCGCAAATACGCGTCCCGCTTAATCGTCGTTGATCCCGATGCACCTTTTACTGCTTCGCGCCAAAGCCAGAATTCGCGATGCGTCGAAGACGGTCGTCGATGGCATGGTGGGCGCGGCAACCATCATCCTGTTGCGCACCGCGCGCTATTTCGATCCCATAAAGACCGCCGACTTTCTCGGGCGCGCTACCCGCCTGATCGGGCCTTTGACGCGCGAACAAAAGATCGGGCGCGCCAATCTGGTGGCCGCCTTTCCTGAAAAGTCGCCGGAGGAAATCGAGAAAATCCTTGACGGTGTTTGGGACAATCTCGGGCGGCTCGTCGCCGAATTTGCCCATCTCGACCACGTCTGGGACCACGACCCTGCGTTTCCCGAGAAGAGCCGGATCGAAATCTCCCCGCGCACGCACGAATTATTCGCAAAGCTCCGGCTGCAAGAGAGACCCGTACTGGTTTTCGCAGCCCATATCGGCAATTGGGAACTACCGGCAGTCGCGGCGGCCGCCCACGGGCTCGACGCCGCCATCCTGTTTCGCCGGCCCAACAGCGCCTCCGCCAACCGGATCATCGAGGAGCTGCGCGCCGTGAAGATGGGGACGCTCATTCCGGCCGGCCGCGACGCGCCGCTGAAGATGGCCGAAGCGCTGCGCAAGGGACAGCATGTGGCGATGCTGGTGGACCAATACTTCACCAATGGCATCGACGTGACGTTCTTTGGCCGCAAGACCAAGGCCAACCCGACGCTGGCCCGTCTGCTGCGGCAGATCGAATGTCCGATCTATGGCGTCCGCGTTGTTCGCCTGCCAAACCGCCGTTTCCGCGCCGAGATTTCGGAAGAGGTCGTGCCGGTGCGCAATGCCTCCGGACAGGTCGACGTTCAGCAAACCATGCAGGCCATCACGTCGGTGGTCGAAGGATGGATTCGCGAATATCCGGATCAATGGCTATGGCTGCACCGCCGTTGGCGGTAGCTAGTGGAGTGGATTTGACGTTCGCAACCCGCCTAGCCGCAAATTCGAGAAGCGAACGTCAAATCCAAAACTCCACTAGAGACTCATATTTGCTAGTGGTCCTTCTAATTCTAACATTCGCAAGAGTGGCTGCTGAGAAGGGATGCGAATGTTAGAATTGGACCACTAGCGTCCCGTCTTCACCTTGGTCCAGAGCCGGTTGATGACACGCTGCGTGGCCGGATCGCGCGCGGTGATCACGAACAGCTTGGCGATCGCCGCTTCATCCGGGTAGATGTTCTTGTCGGCAAGAATCTTCGGATCGAGCAGTTTCTGGCTCGCCAGGTTTCCGTTTGCGTAGGACAGGAAGTTGGAATTCCTGGCGGCAATGTCGGGCCGGTAGAGGAAGTTGATCAACTCGTAGGCTTCCTTGACGTTCTTCGCATCGGCAGGAATCGAAAGATTGTCGAAGAACATCTGCGCGCCTTCCTTGGGGATCGCATAGCCGATCGCGATCCCGTTCCCGGCTTCGGCTGCGCGGCTTCGCGCCTGCATGATGTCGCCCGACCAGCCGACCACGAGGCAGATTTCGCCGGTCGCCAGCGCGCTCAGATATTCGGAGGAATGAAACTTGCGAACGTAAGGCCGGATTTTGCCGACCAAGTCGGCCGCCTTGTCCAGATCGGACTGCTTCGTTGAATTCGGATCGAGACCGAGATAGTTCAGCGCGGCCGGGAAAATATCGTCAGGCGAGTCCAGCATATGGACGCCGCAATCCCTGAACTTCGCGAGGTTCTCCGGTTTGAAAACGATATCCCAGCTATCGATCGCCGCGCCCGCACCGAGGATGCTCTCCGCCGTCCTGACGTTATAGCCAATGCCGGTGGTGCCCCACATGTAGTTGGCGGCGTACTGATTGTCCGGATCGTAAGTCGCGAGCCGCGCGGTCACCATGGCCCACGCATTGGCGAGATTCGGCAGCTTCGACCTGTCGAGCTTCTGAAACACATTCGCCTTGATCTGGCGCTGCAGGAAATAGGCCGTCGGCACCACGACATCGTAACCCGACTTGCCGGCCAGAAGCCGCGTCTCCAGCGTCTCGTTGGCATCGAAAGTGTCGTAGACAACCTTGATGCCGGTCTCGCGGGTGAAGTCCTCGAGCACGCCGGGCGCCATATAGCTCGACCAGTTGTAGAAATTGACCGTGCGCTCCTCGGCCTTCGCTAGCGCCGGCAGTGCCAGCAGCATGCTAACGATCGACAAGCGGATCAGAGGCACGACGCGCTGGAGCGGCATTCTCATTCTCCGCTATCGCCGGCGCACTGCGTCCGACAAACGCTCTAGCGCAGTATCGAGCGTCGAATCCCGCTTTGCAAAACAGAAACGCACCACCGTCGTCACCGGCTCCTGCTCGTAGAAAGCCGACACCGGGATGGCTGCCACCTTGTAATCGGTGACGATACGCTTGCAGAAGGCTTCGTCGGTTTCGTTCAGGCCAAGCGGCGACAGATCGACGGTGAGAAAATAGGTGCCCTGCGAGCGCAACACCGGAAAGCCGAGGCGTTCGAGCCCGCTTGTCAGCCGGTCGCGGCTACGCGCGAGGTCCTTTCGCATCTCGTAAAAATACTCATCCGGCTTGCCGAGACCGTAGGCAACCGCGGCCTGAAGGTTCGGTGCCGTCGTGAAGGTGAGAAACTGATGCACCTTCGCGGCGACCCGCAACAGCGGCGGCGCGGCGCAGACAAAGCCGATCTTCCAGCCCGTGAGCGAAAATATCTTGCCCGCGGAGCCGACCTTGATCGTGCGGTCGCGCATGCCAGGAATGGTGATCAGCGGAATGTGTGCACGCCCGTCGAAGATGACGTGCTCCCAGACTTCGTCGCAGATCGCGATCACGTCGAATTCCTGGCAATATCGCGCCAGCAGTTCGAGGTCTTCACGCGGATATACCACCGCAGCCGGGTTCAGCGGATTGTTGAACAGCACGGCCTTGGTCTTGCGGTTGAAGACAGCGCGCAGCGCCTCTTCCGTCAGCCGCCAGTGCGGCGGTTCAAGCCTTACCAGGCGCGGGATGCCGCCCGCCTGGCGGATGATCGGCAGATAGGAATCGTAGACCGGCTGGAAGACAACGACCTCGTCGCCGGGTTCGACCACCGCGAGGATCGCCGAGGTCAGCGCTTCGGTGCCGCCGGACGTCACCATCACCTCGGTCATCGGATCGAGATTAAGACCATGCCAGTGCTGATAATGGCTGGCGATCGCCTGCCGCAGTTCCGGAATACCCATCATCGACGGGTACTGGTTGTTGCCGTTCATCACGGCGTCGGCGGCAGCGTTGCGGATGTCCTCCGGTCCGGGATCGTCCGGAAAACCCTGGCCGAGATTGATGGCGTTGTTATCGCGGGCAAGCTGCGACATCGCCTCGAAGACCGTGACCGGCAGGTCGCCGAAAACCTTGTTCAGGGACGTCATGGGAACGGTCAGCCGGGCGAATTCGTCGGCAAACCTGCGCCTTTCCAGGCCAGCATCCCGCCCGCGAGATGTTTGTCGTAAGGCAGCCCGGCCGCCTGCGCCGCCAGCGAGGCGGTCACCGATCGCTTGCCCGACCGGCAGGCGAACACCACCTGTTTGCCCTTCGGATCGGGAATAGCATTTGGATCGAAGCTCGACAGCGGAACCACGACCGCGCCGGGATAGGCATCGACCGCAACCTCGTTGGGCTCG comes from the Bradyrhizobium erythrophlei genome and includes:
- a CDS encoding aminotransferase; this encodes MTSLNKVFGDLPVTVFEAMSQLARDNNAINLGQGFPDDPGPEDIRNAAADAVMNGNNQYPSMMGIPELRQAIASHYQHWHGLNLDPMTEVMVTSGGTEALTSAILAVVEPGDEVVVFQPVYDSYLPIIRQAGGIPRLVRLEPPHWRLTEEALRAVFNRKTKAVLFNNPLNPAAVVYPREDLELLARYCQEFDVIAICDEVWEHVIFDGRAHIPLITIPGMRDRTIKVGSAGKIFSLTGWKIGFVCAAPPLLRVAAKVHQFLTFTTAPNLQAAVAYGLGKPDEYFYEMRKDLARSRDRLTSGLERLGFPVLRSQGTYFLTVDLSPLGLNETDEAFCKRIVTDYKVAAIPVSAFYEQEPVTTVVRFCFAKRDSTLDTALERLSDAVRRR
- a CDS encoding polyamine ABC transporter substrate-binding protein; the encoded protein is MLLALPALAKAEERTVNFYNWSSYMAPGVLEDFTRETGIKVVYDTFDANETLETRLLAGKSGYDVVVPTAYFLQRQIKANVFQKLDRSKLPNLANAWAMVTARLATYDPDNQYAANYMWGTTGIGYNVRTAESILGAGAAIDSWDIVFKPENLAKFRDCGVHMLDSPDDIFPAALNYLGLDPNSTKQSDLDKAADLVGKIRPYVRKFHSSEYLSALATGEICLVVGWSGDIMQARSRAAEAGNGIAIGYAIPKEGAQMFFDNLSIPADAKNVKEAYELINFLYRPDIAARNSNFLSYANGNLASQKLLDPKILADKNIYPDEAAIAKLFVITARDPATQRVINRLWTKVKTGR
- a CDS encoding rhodanese-like domain-containing protein, producing the protein MAEGRYLLVDVREPNEVAVDAYPGAVVVPLSSFDPNAIPDPKGKQVVFACRSGKRSVTASLAAQAAGLPYDKHLAGGMLAWKGAGLPTNSPG
- a CDS encoding lipid A biosynthesis lauroyl acyltransferase — encoded protein: MHLLLLRAKARIRDASKTVVDGMVGAATIILLRTARYFDPIKTADFLGRATRLIGPLTREQKIGRANLVAAFPEKSPEEIEKILDGVWDNLGRLVAEFAHLDHVWDHDPAFPEKSRIEISPRTHELFAKLRLQERPVLVFAAHIGNWELPAVAAAAHGLDAAILFRRPNSASANRIIEELRAVKMGTLIPAGRDAPLKMAEALRKGQHVAMLVDQYFTNGIDVTFFGRKTKANPTLARLLRQIECPIYGVRVVRLPNRRFRAEISEEVVPVRNASGQVDVQQTMQAITSVVEGWIREYPDQWLWLHRRWR